One window from the genome of Dethiobacter alkaliphilus AHT 1 encodes:
- a CDS encoding TAXI family TRAP transporter solute-binding subunit, with amino-acid sequence MSEEKNVDNGNKKHSTKLISLVVAIVLVGIVLGYNLLRDQRPQLMVIATGSPGGAYYPLGGAMGEVISRNLEGVRLDAESTNASVENIRLVGNGESDLGMTTENAAYKGVRGEYPYDREYPVQALFQMYSAPLHIIAAGDSGIETMEDMAGKRVSIDAPGSGTEDMARTVLEELGLWDEVNVVNYGQQDAAAALRDGNIDAVFWNIAAPAGVVLEVGATQTLRFIPLTDNEMETVMAEHPYFEQDIIPANTYNDQDEDVAVLSVSNTIIVHEDMDEELAYEITRTIFENLDRLIEVHSIAQNISHETALETHIDVHSGAERYFAESE; translated from the coding sequence ATGAGTGAGGAAAAAAACGTAGACAATGGCAATAAAAAACATTCAACTAAGCTGATATCCCTGGTAGTTGCTATTGTGTTGGTGGGCATTGTCCTGGGCTACAATCTGCTGCGGGACCAGAGGCCGCAGTTAATGGTTATTGCCACAGGAAGCCCGGGGGGAGCCTATTATCCGTTGGGGGGCGCAATGGGTGAGGTTATTAGCAGAAACCTGGAAGGTGTGCGCCTAGATGCGGAATCAACAAATGCGTCTGTGGAAAATATCCGGCTGGTTGGTAACGGTGAATCTGATTTGGGAATGACCACCGAAAATGCCGCCTATAAAGGGGTTCGGGGAGAATATCCTTATGACCGTGAATATCCGGTGCAGGCACTCTTTCAGATGTATTCTGCTCCGTTGCATATTATTGCCGCAGGTGACAGTGGTATTGAGACCATGGAGGATATGGCCGGTAAGCGTGTATCCATCGATGCGCCGGGCAGCGGGACAGAAGATATGGCCCGGACCGTGCTTGAGGAATTGGGATTATGGGATGAAGTGAATGTGGTGAATTACGGGCAGCAGGATGCGGCCGCCGCTTTGCGCGACGGTAACATCGATGCGGTTTTCTGGAATATTGCAGCTCCCGCCGGTGTGGTGCTGGAGGTGGGTGCTACACAGACCCTGCGCTTTATTCCTCTTACCGACAATGAAATGGAAACCGTTATGGCAGAGCATCCTTACTTTGAGCAGGATATCATTCCGGCCAACACTTATAACGACCAGGATGAGGATGTTGCAGTTCTTTCGGTGAGCAATACCATTATTGTTCATGAAGACATGGATGAAGAGTTGGCTTATGAAATAACCAGAACTATTTTTGAAAATCTGGACAGGCTCATTGAGGTTCACAGTATTGCGCAAAACATCTCCCACGAGACGGCTCTGGAGACGCATATTGATGTGCATTCCGGTGCTGAGCGTTATTTTGCAGAGAGTGAGTGA